A part of Saccopteryx bilineata isolate mSacBil1 chromosome 12, mSacBil1_pri_phased_curated, whole genome shotgun sequence genomic DNA contains:
- the OSTM1 gene encoding osteopetrosis-associated transmembrane protein 1, which produces MDPDATGAWRRSLPLTQLLLVPLLWSGLALGTVALGSSPRSVLYDLLSEQQLMEVEDLSLTLLQRGKLGPQSLPPDLPDLDPECRELLLDFAKSSAELTGCLVRGARPVRLCQTCFPLFQQVASKMDNISRAVGNTSESHSCARSLLMEDRMQVVVILSEFFNSTWQKANCANCLMNKSEELSNSTLNFLNQFNNTLTCFEHHLQESMQSFLQLRNYSEVCKNCRDAYKTLSSMYNEMQKMNEHENKAEPGTHLCIDVEDAMNITRKLWSRTFNCSVPCSDTVPVIAVSVFILFLPVVFYLSSFLHSEQKKRKLILPKRLKSSTSFANVQENSN; this is translated from the exons ATGGATCCCGACGCGACAGGGGCGTGGCGGAGGTCGTTGCCACTGACGCAGCTGCTGCTGGTGCCGCTGTTGTGGTCGGGGCTGGCTCTGGGCACGGTCGCCTTGGGCAGCAGCCCCCGCAGTGTCCTGTACGACCTCCTGTCAGAGCAGCAGTTGATGGAGGTGGAGGACTTGTCTCTGACCCTGCTGCAGAGAGGAAAACTGGGGCCACAGTCGCTACCGCCGGACCTGCCGGATCTGGACCCCGAGTGCCGGGAGCTGCTGCTGGACTTCGCCAAAAGCAGCGCGGAGCTGACCGGGTGCCTGGTGCGCGGCGCCCGGCCGGTGCGCCTCTGTCAGACCTGCTTCCCCCTCTTCCAACAGGTCGCCAGCAAGATGGACAACATCAGCCGAGCCGTAGGG AATACTTCAGAGAGTCATAGTTGTGCTAGAAGTCTCTTAATGGAAGATAGAATGCAAGTAGTTGTGATTCTGTCTGAGTTTTTTAATTCCACATGGCAGAAGGCAAATTGTGCAA attgTTTAATGAACAAAAGTGAAGAATTATCAAATAGCACATTAAACTTCCTCAATCAATTTAATAACACCTTGACCTGCTTTGAGCATCACCTCCag GAGAGCATGCAGAGTTTTCTACAGCTAAGAAATTATTCAGAAGTATGCAAAAACTGTCGCGACGCATACAAAACTCTGAGTAGTATGTACAATGAAATGCAAAAAATGAATGAACATGAGAATAAGGCTGAACCTGGAACACATTTATGCATTGATGTGGAAGATGCA ATGAACATTACTCGAAAACTTTGGAGTCGAACTTTCAACTGTTCGGTCCCTTGCAGTGACACTGTGCCCGTAATTGCTGTTTCtgtgttcattctttttctgcctgTTGTCTTCTACCTTAGCAGCTTTCTTCACTCGGAACAAAAGAAACGCAAACTCATTCTGC